A segment of the Zingiber officinale cultivar Zhangliang chromosome 8B, Zo_v1.1, whole genome shotgun sequence genome:
CATCGAACTGCTCAAGGCTAATGGCATCGACTTCCAAAAGAATCAAATATGGGGCATCGACTCTTGCAGATTCGCCCACCACTTGGCCACCTCCGGCTTGCTTTCCTTTGGCCATTTTTCTCCCGTCTCTTGGGTTACCTTCCAAGGCGCCTATGACTTCGCCTTCCTAGTCAAGATGCTGACATACGAATGCAAATTACCAAAGACCGTTCATGAGTTCTTGCACCTTGTTCACTTCTTTTTCGGCAAAAGGGTGTTCGATGTGAAGCACCTTTGCAAGCATTGTCCTGGGCTTCACGGAGGATTGGAGCGGGTGGCCTCTACCGTCCGAGTTGAGCGAGCAGTGGGCTCTCGACATCAGTCCGGCTCCGATAGCTTATTAACATGGCAGGTGTTCTACCAAATCGCTTCTCGTGTGAATCCACAACTCATCCATCGCCCAGAACACATGGGAG
Coding sequences within it:
- the LOC122013812 gene encoding probable CCR4-associated factor 1 homolog 11, whose amino-acid sequence is MAVAVVNNNDMLISSSAVSTSASRVEVRSVWAHNLDEEFALIRSAVPFHPFVALDTEYPGVVVASKNPYCTLTLPQRYELIRANVEALRIVQVGLTLSDAAGNLPCAIYSDGTCVSYVWEFNFRDFDISRDRYAPSSIELLKANGIDFQKNQIWGIDSCRFAHHLATSGLLSFGHFSPVSWVTFQGAYDFAFLVKMLTYECKLPKTVHEFLHLVHFFFGKRVFDVKHLCKHCPGLHGGLERVASTVRVERAVGSRHQSGSDSLLTWQVFYQIASRVNPQLIHRPEHMGALFDLQLP